A window of the Diospyros lotus cultivar Yz01 unplaced genomic scaffold, ASM1463336v1 superscaf1, whole genome shotgun sequence genome harbors these coding sequences:
- the LOC127792816 gene encoding phosphoserine phosphatase, chloroplastic: MEGLITTQLNPVRAYCRRHQSTFLPTYTPRVVKRAPGASFGMMKHPGPLYSVAASVQPVENSMAGRVDNTLPSKEVLEVWQNADAVCFDVDSTVCLDEGIDELAEFCGAGKDVAEWTARAMGGSVPFEEALAARLSLFNPSLSQVRDFLEKRPPKISPGIDELVKKLKAKNTDVYLISGGFRQMINPAASILGIPSENIFANQLLFGNSGEFLGFDEDEPTSRSGGKATAVQQIRKARGYKALVMVGDGATDLEARKPGGADMFICYAGVQLRGAVAAKADWLVFNFSDLISTLE, encoded by the exons ATGGAAGGGTTAATCACCACACAACTCAACCCGGTTAGGGCTTACTGCAGAAGGCATCAATCAACTTTTCTTCCAACTTATACTCCACGAGTAGTGAAAAGAGCTCCTGGGGCTTCATTTGGGATGATGAAACATCCAGGACCGCTGTATTCCGTAGCTGCTTCAGTTCAGCCCGTGGAAAATTCAATGGCTGGTCGGGTTGACAACACGCTACCATCAAAAG AGGTGCTTGAGGTGTGGCAAAATGCTGATGCTGTATGCTTCGATGTGGATAGCACAGTCTGCTTGGATGAGGGCATTGATGAGCTTGCTGAATTTTGTGGGGCAGGAAAAGATGTTGCAGAATGGACAGCAAG GGCAATGGGTGGTTCTGTTCCTTTTGAGGAGGCTTTGGCTGCCAGACTCTCTCTATTCAATCCGTCCCTTTCCCAAGTCCGGGATTTCCTTGAGAAAAGGCCTCCAAA GATTTCTCCTGGCATAGATGAGTTGGTCAAGAAGCTGAAGGCTAAAAATACTGATGTTTATCTGATCTCTGGAGGCTTTCGTCAAATGATCAAC CCTGCTGCATCAATCCTTGGTATTCCCTCAGAAAACATTTTTGCCAACCAACTACTATTTGGAAATTCTGGGGAGTTTCTAGGGTTTGATGAAGATGAGCCTACTTCAAGGAGTGGAGGGAAAGCCACTGCAGTTCAACAGATCAGGAAG GCTCGGGGATACAAGGCATTAGTAATGGTTGGCGATGGCGCAACTGATCTTGAG GCTCGGAAACCAGGAGGTGCTGACATGTTTATTTGCTATGCTGGAGTTCAACTTCGGGGGGCTGTTGCAGCAAAGGCTGATTGGCTGGTTTTCAATTTTAGCGATCTGATAAGTACCCTGGAGTAG
- the LOC127793040 gene encoding respiratory burst oxidase homolog protein F-like: MGHEDHRSASPSYGSSAVSEPACPLQNRFEAGSSLYFPTNGVENLPELNENGEAEVDGAAIGHLRFVDEAASGGLEWKDVEARFDRIANIKPGQARAISAADFGFCIGMQKSAEFANELLAALRGRKDLGAEITKAELQKHWHRLTNPLLSWRVQTFFDLCDRDMDGRISHMELKQAVLLSSSCNKLSVTQKEAEQHAALIMEELDTESRGYIQVGQLEALFKQSISKDHLSTGPNSSRHARNYPYQEPASTAEILFRTYWRRGWMIMLWLLVCIALFAWKFTQYRHRKAFEVMGYCLCTAKGAAETLKFNMALVLLPVCRNTLTWLRKHRQISSVIPFNDNINFHKLIAGGIVVGVILHGGTHLACDFPRISGSDNIVFQQTIAARFGYHQPSYLEILATTEAATGIAMVILMAISFSLATKWPRRRSPSLPRSIRQVTGFNTFWYSHHLFILVYALLLIHSMFLFLTSDAAEKTTWMYIAIPVLLYASERISRAIRSEFRDVKILKATIFQGKVLSLTMSRPEGFKYRSGMYIYIQCPKISPFEWHPFSLTSGPEDDHLSIHIRALGDWSYQMYSLFQEVIISAGPMEYPRIYVDGPYGAASQDCLKYDILVFVGLGIGVTPFISILKGIFKCLQKPVHGHHCVGTMAKCPSNAYLYWVTREQCSLQWFGDVMKEISSRKEQDVNVIEMHNFLTGAYQAGDARSALLSAIQALCYAKNGIDIVSHTRVQTHFGRPNWPKMLSTLARRHEGARIGVFYCGPLMLARELEALCTKFSTKCTTRFVFHKENY, from the exons ATGGGGCATGAAGATCATCGCTCTGCTTCTCCTTCCTATGGCAGTTCAGCTGTTTCTGAACCGGCATGTCCCCTTCAGAACCGTTTTGAAGCCGGTTCTTCGCTCTACTTTCCGACAAATGGAGTGGAGAACCTGCCGGAGCTAAACGAAAATGGGGAGGCTGAAGTGGACGGAGCGGCGATCGGACATCTGAGATTCGTCGACGAGGCGGCCAGCGGAGGGTTGGAGTGGAAGGATGTGGAGGCGCGGTTCGACCGGATTGCCAATATCAAACCGGGACAGGCTCGGGCAATCAGCGCGGCCGATTTCGGTTTCTGTATCG GTATGCAGAAGAGTGCAGAGTTTGCTAATGAGCTTTTAGCAGCACTGAGAGGAAGAAAAGATTTAGGGGCAGAAATCACAAAAGCCGAGCTGCAAAAACACTGGCATCGCCTCACTAATCCGCTCCTCAGTTGGAGAGTACAAACTTTCTTCGACTT ATGTGATAGGGACATGGATGGAAGAATATCTCACATGGAACTCAAGCAG GCTGTTTTGCTAAGTAGCTCCTGCAATAAGCTATCTGTAACCCAGAAAGAAGCAGAACAACATGCTGCTCTGATCATGGAAGAACTTGATACTGAAAGCCGAGGCTATATCCAG GTTGGCCAGCTAGAGGCTCTCTTCAAACAAAGCATATCAAAGGACCATTTGTCCACCGGTCCAAATTCATCGAGGCATGCTCGCAATTACCCGTACCAAGAGCCAGCATCGACTGCTGAGATCTTATTTCGGACCTATTGGCGACGAGGATGGATGATCATGCTGTGGTTGTTGGTCTGCATTGCACTGTTTGCGTGGAAATTTACTCAGTACAGACATAGGAAAGCCTTTGAAGTAATGGGATACTGTCTTTGCACTGCCAAGGGGGCTGCTGAAACCTTGAAGTTCAACATGGCTCTTGTTCTTCTCCCGGTTTGTCGAAACACGCTGACTTGGCTGCGCAAGCACCGACAGATTAGTTCAGTGATTCCATTTAACGACAACATCAACTTCCACAAG TTGATTGCAGGAGGGATAGTTGTAGGGGTGATCTTACATGGGGGCACACACCTTGCCTGTGATTTTCCGAGGATCAGTGGCTCTGACAACATCGTCTTCCAGCAAACAATTGCAGCCCGGTTCGGGTACCATCAACCGTCTTACTTAGAGATATTGGCCACAACCGAGGCTGCAACTGGAATTGCCATGGTCATTCTAATGGCCATTTCGTTTTCTCTGGCGACAAAGTGGCCTCGACGCAGGTCACCATCCCTGCCAAGATCGATTCGACAAGTCACTGGATTCAATACCTTTTGGTACTCACACCACCTCTTCATCCTTGTGTATGCATTACTCCTCATTCACTCCATGTTCCTCTTTCTAACCAGTGATGCAGCTGAGAAGACG ACATGGATGTACATTGCCATTCCAGTTTTACTATACGCCAGCGAGCGAATATCTCGAGCCATAAGATCAGAGTTCAGAGATGTAAAGATTCTGAAG GCAACTATTTTTCAAGGAAAAGTACTGTCCCTGACAATGAGCAGGCCAGAAGGATTCAAATACAGAAGTGGGATGTACATCTATATCCAATGTCCTAAAATTTCACCATTTGAATG GCACCCATTTTCCTTAACTTCTGGACCAGAAGATGACCACCTAAGCATTCATATTAGAGCTCTTGGAGATTGGAGTTACCAGATGTACAGTCTCTTCCAAGAG GTCATTATCTCTGCAGGCCCCATGGAGTACCCAAGAATATATGTAGATGGACCATATGGGGCAGCCTCTCAAGATTGCCTGAAATATGACATCCTCGTATTTGTCGGCCTTGGCATAGGAGTCACACCTTTCATTAGCATCCTCAAAGGCATCTTCAAATGTCTTCAAAAGCCGGTTCATGGCCAT CATTGTGTAGGAACTATGGCAAAATGCCCATCAAATGCCTATCTGTATTGGGTCACAAGAGAACAGTGCTCTCTCCAATGGTTCGGAGATGTCATGAAGGAAATATCAAGCAGAAAAGAGCAG GATGTGAATGTGATCGAGATGCACAACTTCCTAACCGGTGCTTATCAAGCTGGGGATGCAAGATCAGCCTTACTAAGCGCAATTCAAGCTTTATGTTATGCAAAGAATGGTATTGACATTGTTTCTCATACTCGG GTGCAAACACATTTTGGTCGGCCAAATTGGCCGAAAATGCTCTCAACTTTGGCTCGTCGACACGAAGGAGCACGGATTG GAGTTTTCTACTGTGGTCCATTGATGCTGGCAAGAGAGCTGGAGGCCTTGTGCACCAAATTCTCCACCAAATGCACCACAAGATTTGTATTTCATAAGGAGAACTATTAA
- the LOC127793131 gene encoding protein MAIN-LIKE 1-like has product MARTQGGGVEGARQRPTASTRRRRRVEGHDSHSVADTSISEAHISEQPGTLDSSPPSPPEQPSTSAPDDTTELFLGGPEDPSILKSFKNHVAVSIWAGEERGVLKCNSHGQRIPDWPLANQQRIYDIVVRSQLAPLIESTYRFVNPTVVSAFSERWQPETNTFHLPFGEMTLTLDDVATILKIPVAGSPVSVPHLTGNEAQNLLYRLLGVSVVEAAGQIAETRGPYVKLDWLRRTFMNVPNSAPDEEMYNASRAYLLFLLGCTLFVDKSGSMISISYLALLEDLSISGTYAWGAACLAYLYRQLGIASRRDVKGICGYLTLLEAWIYEHFPLTRSKHNLSYTDELPRANRWLPVREYDSLQSLRERLDDLIEDQVFCSHIIFCNLILLIIEILKHVQVIWTPYRRHRAQHPLHEIAFFSGCLKCGGVIEPYHPERVLRQFGHRQNIPPPPLSPIEAKRGRATTTYKVIYDFINDSWSRWDFHLLPAHRRGGLALVPWECSEDYLAWYHRITHRVIQNPTNRSGFDRGDHDRVTLADVRIMASLSPLRQVISGGSTQDVDAWRRACLQVYDILTIRTGSSSTGSHAYTVFREAPSSMVRTPTVVTSPPAVNINPPPTSSDPHHPAPSPPQETRKRTDRD; this is encoded by the exons ATGGCACGTACTCAAGGAGGAGGAGTAGAGGGAGCTCGTCAGCGTCCGACAGCTTCcacgaggaggaggaggagggtagAGGGCCATGATAGTCATTCTGTGGCTGATACATCTATTTCAGAGGCGCACATTTCTGAGCAGCCAGGTACTTTGGACTCATCACCTCCTAGTCCTCCAGAGCAGCCATCTACTAGTGCTCCGGACGATACTACCGAACTATTTTTGGGAGGCCCTGAAGATCCATCCAttttaaagagttttaaaaatcatgttgctGTTAGCATATGGGCTGGAGAG gAAAGAGGTGTATTAAAGTGTAATAGCCATGGACAAAGAATTCCTGATTGGCCATTGGCAAATCAGCAACGTATTTATGATATTGTTGTAAGATCTCAGTTGGCACCTTTGATAGAATCCACGTATCGATTTGTGAATCCTACAGTTGTGTCAGCCTTTTCAGAGAGATGGCAACCTGAGACTAACACATTTCATCTACCATTTGGTGAGATGACACTTACGTTAGATGACGTTGCCACTATTCTGAAGATACCAGTTGCTGGCAGCCCTGTATCAGTCCCTCATTTGACAGGTAATGAAGCTCAGAATTTACTTTATCGTTTACTTGGGGTCTCAGTAGTAGAAGCAGCAGGCCAGATAGCTGAGACTCGGGGACCGTATGTGAAATTAGATTGGCTGAGAAGAACATTTATGAACGTACCAAATTCAGCTCCAGATGAAGAGATGTACAATGCTAGTAGGgcatatttgttatttttattaggttgtaCATTATTTGTGGATAAGAGTGGTAGCATGATTTCGATTTCCTATCTTGCATTGTTGGAAGACCTGAGTATATCTGGTACGTATGCATGGGGGGCTGCTTGTTTGGCATATTTATATAGGCAGCTAGGTATCGCGAGTAGAAGAGATGTCAAGGGAATCTGTGGATATTTAACATTACTTgag GCTTGGATATATGAACATTTTCCATTGACTAGAAGTAAACATAATTTATCATATACTGACGAGTTGCCTAGGGCTAATCGCTGGCTTCCTGTTCGTGAGTACGATTCTTTGCAATCTTTGCGAGAGCGACTTGATGACTTAATTGAAGATCAGGTATTCTGTTCACACATTATATTTTGCAACTTAATATTGCTCATCATTGAAATTCTAAAACATGTGCAGGTCATATGGACACCATATAGGAGGCATCGTGCACAACACCCACTCCATGAGATTGCGTTCTTCTCCGGATGTCTTAAGTGTGGAGGCGTGATTGAGCCATATCATCCGGAGAGGGTTCTGCGACAATTTGGGCATAGGCAGAATATACCTCCACCTCCATTATCTCCTATTGAAGCCAAGCGGGGTAGAGCTACGACAACATATAaggtaatttatgattttatcaatgATAGTTGGTCTCGCTGGGATTTTCACTTATTGCCAGCACACCGTCGGGGTGGACTTGCCCTAGTGCCATGGGAGTGCAGTGAAGACTACTTGGCATGGTATCATCGCATTACACATCGAGTCATACAAAATCCTACAAATAGATCCGGGTTTGACAGAGGTGATCATGATAGAGTGACTCTTGCTGATGTG CGCATCATGGCATCACTATCTCCTCTTAGGCAAGTCATATCAGGTGGATCCACTCAAGATGTAGATGCGTGGAGACGGGCATGTCTTCAGGTATATGATATTTTGACTATTCGTACTGGGTCTTCTTCTACTGGGTCTCATGCATATACAGTATTTCGCGAAGCACCTTCTAGTATGGTACGAACACCGACGGTGGTTACATCACCTCCGGCAGTAAATATAAATCCACCACCTACGAGTTCAGATCCACATCATCCAGCCCCAAGCCCCCCTCAAGAGACAAGAAAAAGGACTGatagagattaa